DNA from Alnus glutinosa chromosome 2, dhAlnGlut1.1, whole genome shotgun sequence:
AGTGTAAACAATTAGAGTGCTTTAGAGATTAACCATCCACATTGAAACTTACTAAGTCCCTACTACCCTGGTCGTGGTTGCCTCAGTTTGTTTGCCTTCAAAGATCCTGGCCAAGCCGAAGTCAGAAATCTTGGGGTTCATCTCCTCATTTAGCAGGACATTACTTGTCTTCAAATCTCTATGAATGATCCTCAGCCTAGAATCTTGGTGAAGATAAAGCAGCCCTCGAGCGATTCCCAAAATGATGTCAAAGCGTATCTCCCAGTTCAATAACACACATAGTGTTCGATCTTATATATCATTTTCAGTTCCAGAAAAAAGTTAGTGACCATCTTCAGCTGCTTTTTATTGGTATTTGgtaatatttcatatatttatgcAGTGAAAAGTTTAAAAGATTTAGGTTGGGAGGCTAACCAAATAAGGAGTCTAAGCTTTTGTTGGGCATATATTCATAGAGTAACATCTTTTCATCTCTGTCAATGCAATAGCCCAAAAGTCTAACAAGATTCCTATGCTGAAGTTTGGCAATCAACACAACCTCATTCTTAAATTCTTCTAAGCCTTGTCCTGAACCTCGTGACAGCCTCTTTATAGTAATAAGTTGTCCTCCTGGAAACTTACCCTGAATGTTCCATACCCATTATCCTTGTTTAACCATAAAATTGTTTAATATGAATTTTATGATTATTGAGGAAAGAGGTTTTTACCTTGTAAACAGGCCCAAATCCCCCTTGTCCAAGCTTGTTTGCCTCTGAGAAGTTGTCTGTTGCAGCTAGTATGGTTGCCAAAGCAACAAATGGTACATCTATGCCTTTCTTATCATCTTCTCTTAACTCAGTTGAATCTATAAAATCTTTGATACGTCTCTCAGTGTCGTACAAGTGCAATGCGATGCTTCCCTGATTGCTTCCCCTGTTATctgatttcaaaagaaaatttaaaatcagCCGTTTGCCAATCtaatggaagaaagaaaaaaaaaaaaaaaaatttaacgtttcgcttttttcttttttcaatcttatttttaaagtaaaaaaatttgcaatataccaCAACCaagttttaacaatttttaatgTTGCCCATTTTTTATCTTGCCTCCAAAGTTAAAGTCTTTgcaaaatttttcattttggatgcaagattgaaaaagaaattatgtaCAACTAACTTCTGCACAAACATGATAGTGAAACGTGGCACTATCATTAATTTTggctcaaaaaatattttccctctctctcttctttcttataTCGTCTATGAGGGCCGACCACTCCCTTGAGGATAAGCAGGGTGTTTGGCCACCCCCACCGAACCTATGAGACAAGACTTTGGATCATCACGTCAGGCCAAAAAAATGTTGGATCCCCCCTCCCCTTCTTTGTTGTTACTAAGGGATAGCCACACCACTCACCATTCCGGAGTTGTCATATCACCTGGAGCCATCGGAGGTGGCCACAACCTGTAACTCTCTCagaattaattgattaaaatagTTAACGTGAAGAGTCACTAACAATGCTtctcaaattaattaacttttaattaaCTGAGAATACTACCCTATAACACCTATCAAAATGTAGAAAATAGTGGAATgtgaaaaatatgatttgatCTACAATTAATACCTCAATAACATTTcttaaataattacaaatcgaaaTCCTTAAAGATAGCAACAACTAACTATGACAAAATAACGTCATTGAGATGCATCAATACTGAAAAATATAGTAAAATGGCCAAAGGGCTCTTGCTCCACATCCTAAGCCTGATGAACAAACTCTAACCTCTAACATGCACTAGTACCTTCTAAGCtgtaaaacaaataaatgttTTATAGGTGTAAAGGAAGTAACTGTGTAAGTCCAAGACTCTTAGTAAGTAAATTCTCACGGAACTAACCTCATGCAATGAGCCTAATTTAGTTAAACAAAATAATGTCTATAGAATGCCATGGGTTACATAAATTCATTTTGAATGTTGTCTCTACAATTATGccaacaagaaaaataatacatatatGAAATCATTAAGGTGTAACCCTAGAGACAGTATTTTTTAGTTTGGAAACAGAAAACATGCTAATGAGAAGATTAGTTAATTGTATTATATAATAGTGATCATAACCATCATCCATCATCCATATGGTTTATCCTTACATAGTTTATGATAATATATAGTAGTGATCATAACCATTCTCCGTATGGTCTATATGACTACATATCATCTCCTATCTTTTCGGAAATcagatttgattgtaatcaaaaCTGATTTGATATTATATTAACCGGCCAACccaaattctcttataaatatgaGTCATTTGTAATGTAAATCAATCGAGCAATAAGAGCGAAAATGTAGCCTTATTGGACTCTTTCCTTGTGGTAAACGTAGGTGTCTAATACCGAACCACCCATAAATccttgtttttatattttagtacGTTCCATTTCATTACAAGTTTCTTCACAAACGAATAGGAAAACGAATGtgaaacatttttatttttatttttaattttttaattttttaattctagACGTGTGTACTTAACAATCTTCCTCTCACGTATGAATCTATTAGCACATTGTTACACTTTCCCTTGAACAAAAGCTATGTCAATTTTATGACCCATATCTAGGATTACTTGTGAGCTAATGGGTTTTATCTATCTCATGCAACTTTAATTTGTTCCCGCTCCAAAGGTGAAAATGACTTAGCAGTATCCTTACATTCACGTCCTCCCTGTTCCTGAAGGTGTTTCTCAGGAAAAATGGCTTGCTATATGTGACTCATTCAAATCCAAGTACTGGGTGTAAGTATATCTTATTATCCTGAATAGTCAATTAAGATTGATAAGATTTGCATACAATTGTAAGAAATgtaatgaatattttatttttggttaaaattttaaaggagGCCAGGTGTCAACCTGGAATAAGGTAAATAGAAGTGTCATGGTAACAAATCATACCACCGGCACCTATTCATTCGTCAATGTTATTTACGAGAAGGTAAGGATTTTATAGTAATATAATTTTATAGTAATGTTATTAAGTGTAACTATTAATTATGTGTAGGCAAAGACTACTTCTCAAAGGCCCAAACCTATTGCAATTTATAAGGACACCAACATAAGAAAGAATGGGACTTTTGTGAACCCAGAAGTTGAGAAGCTATATGTAAGTAAATGAAATGCTTATTCATGATAAATATGTGTAATTAACATGCAAGAGTTATTTTGCTAAGGTTTATATGGCTTGTTCAGAATGAAATGGAGGCAATGGCAAACTCCAACAACTTGAATTCCACCGAAAAAGAAATAGTTTCACAGGTACTAGGGGGGCATCACTCAGGACACGTTCGAAGAATGAGGGGCAGTGTCATACCTACACTGTCAAGGTCCTCTCGTGCGCACCATGCCACCCAGTCTCATAGCCACAATGAGTGCAAGATCAAACAGCAAAGAGACTaagaaaaaattggaagaatCAATATCCCATATTTCTAGGCTGGAGTCATCACAAGCTACTATGCTGGCATTGTATGCTACTCTGCAGGCATCGCATGCTACTATGCAGGTATAGCTGGATAGTATACTTCTACATACTTAAGGGTTAGAGAATCTTGCCTATCCCATTTACTTTTTCACacacaaatatcaaataattgttATAAAGATCATTGATTTTTGATATCAATTCTATTCTTCCTAGGCATAGAGAGAGAGCTCTAGTGGAGGTCAATCGAATGAAAGTGACATTTGAGAGCGCTTTGACTGTATTTTGTTTAAGAATTTGTTTAAGCTTTGGTTTGTATTAAAGGGTAAGAACTTCGgacaattttctatttaaaaactTTGAGTTAGTAAACCTAGCTCCTTTGACATGTTTACCGAGGTTAAATAACTTTGTGTAAACAATGCAATGGATTAACAATATATAACACTTTCATTTTTAAGTGTATGTAGGatgtaaagagaaaaatatatgcAAGAAATTCTGGCGTTAAAGGACTCAAGTGATGGTAAGTTACTCAAGCCACAATTAATGCTGTCTGGTATACATGTAAGATTTAGCTGCTAATTTTGTTTGCCATTTcaattttgttagtttattggctacattttgttgacaaaatgaCTACCATATTAGTGTGCTGCTTTAACATGGATGCCGTATTTATTCAGATGCTTTAGAAGATTCAGATATTTTTCCAACATGGAAAACattaatatgacaagttcagtATCACAAATATCAAGAAAGACAATTTTCGGAAGTTAAGGAAAATTCTGACGCACTTACAGCTCAGCAAAGGCGATTCCCTTGTTACCATCCAAGCGGCCCAGAGGAAGCGACCGAACTCCCATCGATGTTCGAATAAGTGTCCGAACACCTCAACAGACACCAACTACAGGGAACTCATGTTTGCACAAATGTCCGAAAAGCCCAGTGGACACCAAATCTTGAGAGCACATGTTCGCACAGGTATTCGAACAGCAAACTGAAGGTTGGGAATAGTGAAGATAGCATGCAACTGTTCAGACATTAAGGCAAGGCCATTCGGACGCGATGACTAAAGATTAATGAATAAACGCGTGGACCATGTGAAAAGAAGTCAATTGCTTCTtgccgtccggatgcgcgcccAATGTCTTGGTTTGAACGCCGCTTGTAGAACTCCGAATCAGagttgtattaggtcttctaaagcttatatatagaggtctctaggcatatattttttaagaattcaGTACTGAATTTCATTGTACtaaaagagggtgtttagataGAGATTGTAGATCTGCAAGCtcttttagggtttttattgtGTGATTTGGTCAATCCATTGAAGTATAGCTTAAGGAGGAGTCCGGCCTAAGCTAAATGAGTCCATTAAATATTCCTTCAAACACGGggtttggttgggaagcgtacgtcacgtataggtacgtatcagagttaaaggtatgactaccaCATCAGAAGTATGTGAATACGAGTGCTTaatttgtaactagctttgttttctgaatagtgacTATCATAGGTTTGGttgtctcggagtagtttttctcttaataagagtttttatttcatcaataaaatatttgtctattttaaatttcgcatttaaatattttatttgttgcacaattgatcatACACAAGTTAAATTAGGAGtctctatttttcaaatttcttcacAGATATTCTTTTCATACTTGTTAGGTGTCAAGGGCCAGTAGAGCTATTGGATGAGGTTCAAGTGAGAGATATCAATATAGGttgcttctttgtttttgtaagatGGATAAGTTTTTATTCCCTCGGTTTGCAAAGAAGGTTGAGTATGAGATCCTATAACTTTGAGAACTCGGAAATAATTTACAACCTAAACCACTGCTACAGTACAATTAATATGGTAGCTAGGCCTATTGTAAAGGAAGGCTTCCTTGTTTGCTTACACACTTATATAGTTTGTGTGCTTACTCTTTGCCTGCATTTAATACAAATGGTGCTGGGATCATCTTGGGCTATTTTTATTATCAGATCATTCCATCCTGCCATCAAATACTATTCATTATATTGTGATGATGAGATCATTGCTTTGGTTCCTGTTTCGTTCTGTAttcattgtttgtttgttcTGTTTGAGTGTTTCTTCTATAAAGTTTTcatttatccaaaaaagaataaaaaacaaaacataacatGGTCAAACGGGTCCCAAATATTTGAGGTCTTAGCCCTAATTTTTGTCTCTTCGATCTCCATCAATCGATTGACTTCATTGTTCTCTTATGTTTGTCCCCATAAATTAATCTGGTCCTCCGTAGCAGGTGAGGGCCGAGTCAATGGCATCttcatgtcatatatatatatatatatatatataatggaagGAAGATTACCTGGACTCCATTTGTCGTTCATGagacaataatatatattcCCAAAGATGGCAATAAGCTATGAATGGAGGCCATATGAGAATTATGTGATGAATGCTCGTGTTATGGTGTTCATAGAAATTAACTTGTGTAGCAAGTATGAGGTCAACCTATGAATTAATTATAGGTTGCCGAAATTGCTATAGACATTCATGGGAGGATTTCATTTGTTGGACAACTTGCTATGTTTGTAattgattttatgttttgtttgttttagcgtaaaatattttctagaaaatgttttcggcattttttagtgtttagtgGGGGCAAAAATAACAGtcaatggaaatcattttcaatttgaccataaaatcttctttaatttttgaaaaactattTACAATTTTGAAAACCGTGTATcattttctggatttaaactctttattATTGCATGCACGTTT
Protein-coding regions in this window:
- the LOC133860231 gene encoding G-type lectin S-receptor-like serine/threonine-protein kinase At4g03230, encoding MAPDNRGSNQGSIALHLYDTERRIKDFIDSTELREDDKKGIDVPFVALATILAATDNFSEANKLGQGGFGPVYKGKFPGGQLITIKRLSRGSGQGLEEFKNEVVLIAKLQHRNLVRLLGYCIDRDEKMLLYEYMPNKSLDSLFDRTLCVLLNWEIRFDIILGIARGLLYLHQDSRLRIIHRDLKTSNVLLNEEMNPKISDFGLARIFEGKQTEATTTRVVGTYGYMSPEYALDGFFSFKSDVFSFGVVALEIISGKRSTGFFQLEESLSLLGYAWKLWKEDRALDLMDQTLRESCNTNEFLRCVNVGLLCVQEDPSDRPTMSNAVFMLGNETATLPTPKQPAFVVRRPLSSTGSSSSRPRSFNELTATIEEGR